Proteins encoded together in one Heliomicrobium gestii window:
- the thrC gene encoding threonine synthase, translating into MIRQGIIPTFKEYLPVTDKTPMVSLCEGNTPLIPAPRLSKQIGAELYFKYEGLNPTGSFKDRGMVMAVAKAVEEGAQAIMCASTGNTSAAAAAYAARCGIKCIVLIPEGKIALGKLAQALIYGAKVIAIEGNFDEALKIVRDICAKHPITLVNSVNPYRIEGQKTAAFEVCQQLGDAPDYLAIPVGNAGNITAYWKGFVEWKQAGQVDKTPKMIGFEAEGAAAIVFDRVIEKPETVATAIRIGNPASWQGAVAAARDSGGFIDYVTDEEILEAYGMLASQEGIFCEPASAASLAGVIKKRKAGILPEGAKIVCVLTGHGLKDPDNAIKTVSGGPIMVPATEEAVLREVF; encoded by the coding sequence ATGATTAGGCAGGGCATCATCCCTACATTTAAAGAATATTTGCCGGTGACCGACAAGACGCCCATGGTGTCCCTCTGTGAGGGCAACACGCCCCTCATTCCGGCGCCGCGGCTGTCGAAACAGATCGGCGCGGAACTCTACTTCAAATATGAGGGCCTCAACCCGACGGGCTCCTTCAAAGACCGGGGCATGGTGATGGCCGTCGCCAAGGCCGTGGAAGAGGGCGCCCAGGCGATCATGTGCGCCTCCACGGGCAACACCTCGGCCGCCGCCGCCGCCTATGCCGCCCGCTGCGGCATCAAGTGCATCGTCCTCATTCCGGAAGGCAAGATCGCCCTCGGCAAGCTGGCCCAGGCGCTGATCTACGGCGCCAAGGTCATCGCCATCGAGGGCAACTTCGATGAAGCCCTGAAGATCGTTCGCGACATCTGCGCCAAACACCCCATCACCCTGGTCAACTCGGTCAACCCCTACCGGATTGAAGGGCAGAAGACGGCGGCCTTCGAGGTCTGCCAGCAACTGGGCGACGCGCCCGATTACCTGGCCATCCCCGTCGGCAACGCCGGCAACATCACGGCCTACTGGAAGGGCTTTGTCGAGTGGAAACAGGCCGGCCAGGTGGATAAGACACCCAAGATGATCGGCTTTGAAGCGGAAGGCGCCGCCGCCATCGTCTTCGACCGCGTGATTGAAAAACCGGAGACGGTGGCGACGGCCATCCGCATCGGCAACCCCGCCTCCTGGCAGGGCGCCGTGGCGGCCGCCCGCGACTCCGGCGGCTTCATCGATTATGTGACTGACGAAGAGATTCTCGAAGCCTATGGCATGCTCGCATCTCAAGAAGGCATCTTCTGCGAACCGGCGTCAGCGGCTTCCCTGGCCGGTGTGATCAAAAAACGCAAGGCCGGCATCCTGCCGGAAGGGGCGAAGATCGTCTGCGTCCTCACCGGTCATGGCCTGAAAGACCCTGACAATGCGATCAAAACGGTGTCCGGCGGCCCGATCATGGTGCCGGCCACAGAAGAGGCTGTTCTGCGGGAGGTTTTTTAA
- a CDS encoding phytoene desaturase family protein: MTNNKKAIVVGAGAGGLSAAVRLAHQGWDVTVLEKEAAPGGRLGAIEEAGYTFDIGPTIMMMDDVFRDFFAEVGRNIDDYLELVRLNPLYRLNYQDGTVMALPSDMKALLDEIRRINPDDVDGYLQFLSQIHSRYMAARKKFIEKPLNKLEEFLTLDTLTGMVQLKTLNNMYSDISRFIKDERLRIALTFQSIYLGISPFDAPSIYTIIAYVEHGVSGVWYPKGGMNAIGKALVRLLGEFGGKLRLNADVQSIVIEGGRARGVRLANGEELRADVVISNVDFPTSMETLIAPEHRGKYTPQKLESMTNSCGALMLYLGVNRRYENLDVHNIYFTRDYKETLDQIFEQDALPDDPAIYLYSPTRIDPSVAPQDKELIYVLVPVPNLSSGIDWETELPRFREKVIAKLERADLPDLRQHIEFEKIYTPHTFKQRFNLFQGAAFGLAPTLLQSGYFRPHISSDDVENLYFVGASVHPGGGVPVVMTCGKLAADLILKENGAPAVQWPKPAV; this comes from the coding sequence ATGACGAATAACAAAAAAGCGATCGTCGTCGGCGCCGGCGCCGGCGGTTTAAGCGCTGCTGTCCGCTTGGCCCACCAGGGTTGGGATGTGACGGTGCTGGAAAAGGAAGCCGCTCCGGGCGGTCGACTGGGCGCCATTGAGGAAGCGGGATACACCTTTGACATTGGTCCGACGATCATGATGATGGATGATGTCTTTCGCGACTTTTTCGCCGAAGTGGGCCGGAATATCGACGATTACCTGGAGTTGGTCCGCCTCAACCCCCTGTACCGGCTCAACTACCAGGACGGCACCGTCATGGCGCTGCCCAGTGACATGAAGGCACTCCTTGACGAGATCCGCCGCATCAACCCCGATGATGTGGATGGGTATCTGCAGTTCCTCTCCCAGATCCACAGCCGGTACATGGCGGCGCGCAAAAAGTTCATCGAAAAGCCCTTGAACAAGCTGGAAGAGTTCTTGACCCTGGACACGCTGACCGGCATGGTCCAGTTGAAGACGCTGAACAACATGTACTCTGATATCAGTCGCTTCATTAAAGACGAGCGCTTGCGCATCGCCCTCACCTTCCAGTCCATCTACCTGGGGATCTCGCCCTTTGACGCCCCTTCCATCTATACGATCATCGCCTACGTGGAGCATGGCGTGAGCGGCGTCTGGTACCCCAAGGGCGGCATGAACGCCATCGGCAAAGCCCTTGTCCGTCTGTTGGGCGAGTTTGGCGGCAAACTGCGCCTGAATGCGGATGTCCAGTCCATCGTCATCGAGGGCGGGCGGGCGCGCGGCGTGCGCCTGGCCAACGGCGAAGAGCTGCGCGCCGATGTGGTCATCTCCAACGTCGACTTCCCCACCTCGATGGAGACGCTGATCGCGCCGGAACACCGGGGCAAATACACGCCCCAGAAGCTGGAGAGCATGACCAACTCCTGCGGCGCCCTCATGCTCTATCTCGGCGTCAATCGCCGGTATGAGAACCTGGATGTCCATAACATCTACTTCACCCGCGACTACAAAGAGACGTTGGACCAGATCTTTGAGCAGGATGCCTTGCCCGATGATCCGGCCATTTACCTGTATTCGCCGACGCGGATCGATCCGTCTGTTGCGCCCCAGGATAAAGAACTCATCTATGTGCTCGTTCCTGTGCCCAACCTGTCGAGCGGCATCGACTGGGAGACGGAATTGCCCCGATTCCGCGAAAAGGTGATCGCCAAGCTGGAGCGAGCCGACCTGCCCGATCTGCGCCAGCACATCGAGTTCGAAAAGATCTATACGCCCCACACCTTCAAGCAGCGCTTCAACCTCTTCCAGGGGGCGGCCTTCGGTTTGGCGCCGACGCTGCTCCAGTCGGGTTACTTCCGTCCCCACATCTCCTCTGACGATGTGGAGAACCTCTACTTTGTCGGCGCCAGCGTCCATCCTGGCGGCGGGGTGCCTGTCGTCATGACCTGCGGCAAGCTGGCAGCCGATCTGATCCTGAAGGAAAACGGCGCGCCAGCGGTCCAATGGCCGAAGCCAGCCGTGTAG
- a CDS encoding glycosyltransferase: MIVLGMHPYPWHDDQISDTMRSMTKAFSGVRPVFINPSVGFSRAQKENYALRFRWTSVEDEAVHVCTRPLETVPASFGLGKVKHRWTLRQLNGFIASILGEDWRRESLLYVSSGGIAQSYETAEALGAPLMALDILDDNLAFPGISPREKAMLEAFFAALLARSAVATVVSDYLYQKLANQQPEKIKLLPNGVDVRRYSYCPDYSKEIAELRGLERPLIGFVGAITSWIDLELLLKIADRMAKGTLVMAGPVVQEAISRDLFARLTDHPRVAFTGPVPPQRVPHFLHQFDVLLLPRNYAPHSLASDPLKLYEYMATGKPVLSTALPSALRFRDAIYVGQGHEEVIALLEKALFDWSPERSQKCRDAVAAMTWENRAKTLLEWVEAAAPARRLH, translated from the coding sequence GTGATTGTATTGGGGATGCACCCCTACCCCTGGCATGACGATCAGATCAGTGACACGATGCGTTCCATGACAAAAGCCTTTTCCGGCGTCAGGCCGGTCTTCATCAACCCCAGTGTCGGTTTCTCACGTGCCCAAAAGGAAAACTACGCCTTGCGCTTTCGCTGGACATCGGTCGAAGACGAGGCTGTTCATGTATGCACGCGGCCCCTTGAAACCGTCCCCGCATCCTTCGGTTTGGGAAAGGTCAAACATCGTTGGACCCTCCGTCAGTTGAACGGCTTCATCGCATCCATTCTCGGCGAAGACTGGAGAAGAGAAAGCCTGTTATATGTGTCCTCCGGCGGCATCGCCCAGTCCTATGAGACGGCGGAAGCGCTGGGCGCGCCGCTGATGGCGCTGGACATCCTTGACGACAACCTTGCTTTTCCCGGCATCTCACCAAGGGAGAAGGCCATGCTGGAAGCTTTTTTTGCCGCCTTGCTCGCCAGGTCTGCCGTTGCGACAGTTGTCTCCGATTATCTCTATCAGAAACTCGCCAATCAACAGCCGGAAAAAATCAAGCTGCTGCCGAACGGGGTGGATGTACGCCGTTACTCCTACTGCCCTGACTATTCAAAGGAAATTGCCGAGTTGCGGGGACTGGAACGGCCCCTGATCGGTTTCGTCGGCGCCATCACCAGTTGGATTGACCTGGAACTGCTCTTAAAGATAGCGGACAGGATGGCCAAGGGCACGCTGGTCATGGCCGGTCCCGTCGTTCAGGAGGCCATTTCTCGCGACCTGTTCGCGCGATTGACCGACCACCCTCGGGTGGCGTTCACTGGTCCTGTACCGCCGCAACGGGTGCCTCATTTTTTGCACCAATTCGATGTTCTATTGTTGCCCCGAAACTACGCGCCCCACTCACTGGCCTCAGACCCCTTGAAACTGTATGAGTACATGGCGACAGGCAAGCCTGTTCTATCGACAGCCTTGCCAAGCGCCTTGCGTTTTCGAGATGCCATTTACGTGGGCCAAGGGCATGAGGAAGTGATAGCCCTGTTGGAGAAGGCGCTTTTCGACTGGTCGCCCGAACGCTCGCAGAAATGCCGAGACGCCGTCGCGGCGATGACGTGGGAGAACCGGGCGAAAACGCTTCTGGAGTGGGTGGAAGCGGCAGCGCCGGCGCGCCGGTTGCACTGA
- a CDS encoding bifunctional 4-hydroxy-3-methylbut-2-enyl diphosphate reductase/30S ribosomal protein S1: protein MGLQVLLAEHAGFCFGVQRALDQVEKEVSQGNRVATFGPLIHNPQVVERLAQQGVGEVEDLEAASPGRLVIRSHGVGPEVFEQAKQRGFDIVDATCPFVHKVQKLAKEFTDQGCQVIVAGDRHHPEVQGIVAWTGGKAFVVADEREAEALDLRGKAALIAQTTLKEATLRQIESALRVKADDLEVRNTICAATNKRQEAARRLADEVDVIVVVGGRNSSNTAKLAQICQSAGVPTYHVETADELELDWFLGKQKAGVTAGASTPRWIIEEVVQRMTDVNQEQATTELLEQNQEVLEVQEPEQEVEDMDKMFAESLKKMEEGQLITGIVVKVSHDEVLVDVAGKSEGVIPMRELATRIPSSASDIVKVGDEVKVVILKAESEDGTLVLSRRRAIEREKVVALQEVKDRGDIITGEVIAVVKGGLRVDVGVIGFVPASQVERGYVENLEKYIGQTLRMKIMEIDTRRNNAVLSQKVVLEEEYKEARTKTWEEIEEGQTRRGAVRRLTDFGAFVDLGGVDGLLHVSEMSWGRIKHPSEVVKEGDVIDVYVLKVDREKEKVSLGLKQVLPNPWSTVTEKYPIDSIITVTVVRLTPFGAFAELEPGVDGLIHISQLADRRVNKPEDVVSVGEQVKVKVLDIKEAERRISLSMRAAKEEEANAEVQEYMDNQDQE from the coding sequence ATGGGTTTGCAAGTCCTCCTGGCGGAACACGCTGGGTTTTGTTTTGGTGTCCAACGGGCGCTCGATCAAGTGGAGAAGGAAGTCAGCCAAGGCAACCGGGTGGCCACCTTTGGGCCGCTGATCCACAACCCGCAGGTCGTTGAGCGTCTGGCCCAACAGGGTGTGGGAGAAGTGGAAGATCTCGAAGCGGCATCTCCCGGGCGGCTCGTCATCCGCTCTCACGGCGTCGGACCCGAGGTCTTCGAGCAGGCGAAACAGCGCGGCTTTGACATCGTTGATGCCACCTGTCCTTTCGTCCATAAGGTGCAGAAACTGGCCAAGGAGTTTACCGACCAGGGCTGCCAGGTGATCGTCGCTGGCGACCGGCATCATCCGGAAGTGCAGGGGATCGTCGCCTGGACGGGCGGCAAGGCCTTCGTCGTTGCCGACGAGCGAGAGGCGGAAGCCCTTGATCTTCGGGGTAAGGCGGCGTTAATCGCACAAACTACCCTAAAAGAGGCTACCTTGCGCCAAATCGAGTCGGCTTTGCGCGTCAAGGCTGATGATCTGGAAGTCCGCAACACCATCTGCGCAGCGACAAACAAGCGCCAGGAAGCGGCCCGGCGTTTGGCGGACGAAGTCGATGTGATCGTCGTTGTCGGCGGGCGCAACAGTTCCAACACAGCCAAGCTGGCCCAGATCTGCCAGAGCGCCGGCGTCCCCACCTACCATGTGGAGACAGCCGACGAGTTGGAACTGGATTGGTTTTTAGGCAAGCAAAAAGCGGGGGTAACTGCGGGGGCATCCACCCCCCGTTGGATAATCGAGGAGGTAGTACAAAGAATGACCGATGTGAACCAGGAACAGGCAACGACCGAACTGTTGGAACAAAATCAAGAAGTTCTTGAAGTCCAAGAGCCCGAGCAAGAAGTCGAGGATATGGACAAAATGTTCGCCGAATCCCTCAAGAAGATGGAAGAAGGCCAACTGATCACCGGTATTGTCGTCAAAGTCAGCCATGACGAGGTGCTCGTCGACGTGGCCGGCAAGTCGGAAGGCGTCATCCCCATGCGGGAACTGGCGACCCGGATTCCTAGCTCGGCTAGCGATATTGTCAAAGTGGGCGACGAAGTGAAAGTCGTCATTCTCAAGGCCGAATCGGAAGACGGCACCCTGGTCCTGTCCCGCCGCCGCGCCATCGAACGGGAGAAAGTTGTCGCCCTGCAAGAAGTCAAGGACCGGGGCGATATCATCACCGGCGAAGTCATTGCCGTCGTCAAGGGCGGCCTGCGCGTTGATGTGGGCGTCATCGGCTTTGTTCCCGCTTCCCAGGTGGAACGGGGCTACGTGGAAAATCTGGAAAAGTACATCGGCCAGACCCTGCGGATGAAGATCATGGAGATCGACACCCGCCGGAACAATGCCGTTTTGTCTCAAAAAGTTGTCCTGGAAGAAGAGTACAAAGAAGCCCGGACCAAGACATGGGAAGAGATCGAAGAAGGCCAGACCCGTCGCGGCGCTGTTCGTCGCCTGACCGACTTCGGCGCCTTTGTCGACCTGGGCGGTGTGGATGGCCTGCTCCACGTGTCTGAAATGTCCTGGGGCCGCATCAAGCATCCCAGCGAAGTCGTCAAAGAAGGCGACGTCATTGACGTCTATGTCCTCAAAGTCGACCGCGAGAAGGAAAAGGTATCCCTCGGTCTCAAGCAGGTGCTGCCCAATCCTTGGAGCACCGTTACCGAGAAATACCCCATCGACTCCATCATCACCGTCACCGTTGTCCGTCTCACCCCCTTTGGCGCCTTTGCCGAATTGGAGCCGGGCGTTGACGGCCTGATTCACATCTCCCAACTGGCTGACCGCCGCGTCAACAAACCGGAAGATGTCGTCTCTGTCGGCGAGCAGGTCAAGGTGAAAGTTCTCGACATCAAGGAAGCCGAGCGCCGCATCTCCCTGAGCATGCGCGCCGCCAAAGAGGAAGAGGCCAACGCCGAAGTCCAGGAATACATGGACAATCAGGACCAAGAGTAA
- a CDS encoding homoserine dehydrogenase yields MKQPIMVGLLGLGTVGGGALRILQNRVEDIAQRLGRPVQVKKVLVRNLQKPRPVVIDPALLTDNPADILEDPEISIVVELMGGIHPALDYIRSALKAGKNVVTANKDLMAVHGRELFALAEAKELDLEFEASVAGGIPIIRPLKVCLAANRIEELKGIINGTTNFILTKMTQEGSDFGEVLKEAQALGYAEADPTADVEGLDAARKLAILASIAFNSRITLNDVYVEGITKVTARDIQYARQMGYTIKLLGIAKEVEGKVEARVHPAMIPDCHPLAAVNDAFNAIFVKGDAVGETMFYGRGAGDMPTGSAVVGDIIDVARNIINGHTGRISCTCYHQKPVRTIGEIECKYFLRLVVTEKPGVLASIAGVFGDQGVSIQTLIQQETMGDNAEIVLVTHPVREDNLKKALQTLSEMPIVERVGSVIRVERG; encoded by the coding sequence ATGAAACAACCTATCATGGTCGGTTTGCTCGGGCTGGGAACGGTCGGCGGCGGCGCCCTGCGCATCCTGCAAAACCGGGTCGAGGACATCGCCCAGCGTTTGGGCCGGCCTGTGCAGGTCAAAAAAGTGCTCGTCCGCAACCTGCAGAAACCGCGGCCGGTGGTCATCGATCCGGCCCTGTTGACCGACAACCCCGCCGATATCCTGGAAGACCCTGAGATCTCCATCGTTGTCGAACTCATGGGGGGCATTCATCCCGCCCTTGATTATATCCGATCGGCCCTGAAAGCGGGCAAAAATGTGGTCACCGCCAACAAGGACCTGATGGCCGTCCATGGCCGGGAACTCTTTGCACTGGCGGAAGCGAAGGAACTGGATCTGGAGTTCGAAGCCTCCGTCGCCGGCGGCATCCCCATCATCCGTCCCCTCAAGGTCTGCCTGGCCGCCAACCGCATTGAGGAACTGAAAGGCATCATCAACGGCACGACCAACTTCATCCTGACGAAGATGACCCAGGAAGGCAGCGATTTCGGCGAGGTGCTGAAGGAAGCCCAGGCGCTGGGCTATGCCGAGGCCGATCCGACGGCTGATGTGGAGGGTCTCGACGCCGCCCGCAAGCTGGCCATCCTGGCCTCGATCGCCTTCAACTCCCGGATCACCCTGAATGACGTCTATGTCGAAGGGATCACCAAGGTGACGGCCCGCGACATCCAATACGCCCGCCAGATGGGCTACACGATCAAACTGCTCGGCATTGCCAAAGAGGTGGAAGGCAAGGTGGAGGCTCGCGTCCATCCGGCCATGATCCCTGACTGCCACCCCCTGGCCGCCGTTAACGACGCTTTCAACGCCATCTTTGTCAAAGGTGACGCCGTCGGCGAGACCATGTTCTACGGCCGCGGCGCCGGTGACATGCCGACCGGCAGCGCCGTCGTCGGCGATATCATCGATGTGGCCCGCAACATCATCAACGGCCACACGGGCCGCATCTCTTGCACCTGCTACCACCAAAAGCCGGTCCGCACGATCGGCGAGATCGAGTGCAAATACTTCCTGCGCCTGGTGGTGACCGAGAAGCCCGGCGTACTTGCCTCCATCGCCGGCGTCTTTGGCGACCAGGGCGTCAGCATCCAGACGCTGATCCAGCAGGAGACGATGGGCGACAACGCCGAGATCGTGCTGGTCACCCATCCTGTCCGCGAAGACAACCTGAAAAAAGCGCTGCAAACGCTGTCGGAAATGCCGATTGTCGAGCGCGTCGGCAGTGTCATCCGCGTGGAGCGCGGTTGA
- a CDS encoding ACT domain-containing protein yields MNDGGKRFYLVDGDILPEAILKTALVNEMLAKGEVTKVSEAVEKVGLSRSAYYKYKDGVLPFRETGRSNIVSVSLMLEHHPGILSRVLNTVAAMEGNILTINQSVPEKGLAPVAFVLDRSRMSVDLPRLLAELRQLTGVRSAQLVGSEEE; encoded by the coding sequence GTGAACGATGGGGGAAAGCGTTTCTACCTGGTCGACGGCGACATCCTTCCAGAAGCGATCCTGAAGACGGCTTTGGTCAACGAGATGTTGGCCAAAGGCGAGGTGACCAAGGTGAGTGAAGCGGTCGAAAAGGTGGGTCTCAGCCGGAGCGCCTACTATAAATATAAGGACGGCGTTCTGCCTTTTCGGGAAACCGGACGTTCCAACATCGTATCGGTCAGCCTGATGCTCGAACACCACCCCGGCATCCTCTCGCGGGTGCTCAACACGGTGGCGGCGATGGAGGGCAATATCCTGACGATCAACCAGTCCGTTCCGGAAAAAGGCCTTGCGCCTGTGGCTTTTGTGTTGGATAGAAGCCGGATGTCTGTCGACCTGCCGCGGCTCCTGGCCGAACTGAGGCAGTTGACCGGCGTTCGGAGCGCCCAGTTGGTGGGCAGCGAAGAGGAATAG
- a CDS encoding type IA DNA topoisomerase, with amino-acid sequence MKILIIAEKPSAAEAIAEAAAGSFQKKRGYLESADYYVTWAVGHLVQLAEPEDYRSSLKRWRFNDLPIIPDFQLRPVKKTESQLKTIASLAKKCRGLINACDAAREGELIFRYIVAYLRLEGMPAWRLWTASLTGEAIRAAMAELQPLQRYDNLFKSARCRSEGDWLIGINATRAFTTRFGELLSLGRVQTPVLAMICENRRRRDAFVPEIYWEVWARFQGDGCDYRGVWLQDKGETRRLSEREKGEAIAAAVNGRQGEVCQVDEKESRELPPRLYDLTTLQRECNRLFGFSASKTLKIAQELYDSKFITYPRTNSRFVDRHGLSLLRRVVSHLANHPVYGPFVARGNPQLVHERNRNICRPEAVEDHHALLPTSLVPSGLVGDKQKVYDRIVRRVLAHYYLPARYRERVVLTAVPDGTLSGNETTVAAPPKASADRGVHLFRSSEKAIVDPGWKVVDGGWAPPKAQERLPERAGLTVRCAGAEVLEKQTEPPKAYTEGSLLAAMETAGKQLDDEELREIMKDAGLGTPATRAATIERLKEVGYIELQGKQIEPTPKGMALVSLVEKSDIPVLLSAEMTGRWEKYLNEIARGNGQPAEFNRRVSDLAVHLVKQLERAEKTWYDKGACARRLATCPRCGGAIVENRKAYACANWKDENCPVTIWKTFRGKRITEKTALALLEKGRSPRLRFYTKEKKPYPAVIVFDAQTGTMNIEFSSAATKSTKSAKATKEQTPKAPKAPRVRKSSAVKTPEEPKAPTGSKSLKATETTDLSDATATETTTVIETMESGNHPANEEKPRRRRTKKDGTGGDGAKSVS; translated from the coding sequence TTGAAGATACTGATCATTGCCGAGAAACCTAGCGCCGCCGAAGCCATCGCCGAAGCCGCCGCCGGTTCCTTTCAAAAGAAGCGCGGGTACCTGGAAAGCGCCGACTATTATGTCACCTGGGCTGTCGGCCATCTGGTCCAACTGGCTGAGCCGGAGGACTACCGTTCCAGCCTCAAGCGCTGGCGTTTCAATGATCTTCCGATCATCCCTGATTTTCAACTGCGGCCGGTAAAAAAGACCGAATCCCAGTTGAAGACCATCGCGTCACTGGCCAAAAAGTGCCGGGGTTTGATCAACGCCTGTGACGCCGCCCGGGAAGGGGAACTGATCTTCCGCTACATCGTCGCCTACCTGCGCCTGGAAGGAATGCCGGCCTGGCGGCTGTGGACAGCTTCCCTCACCGGCGAAGCGATTCGGGCGGCCATGGCCGAATTGCAGCCGCTGCAACGGTATGACAACCTGTTCAAATCGGCCCGTTGCCGAAGCGAGGGCGACTGGCTGATCGGCATCAACGCCACCCGGGCCTTCACAACCCGCTTTGGCGAATTGCTCTCTCTGGGCAGGGTGCAGACGCCGGTGCTGGCCATGATCTGTGAGAACCGTCGCCGGCGAGACGCCTTTGTCCCGGAGATCTACTGGGAGGTCTGGGCGCGCTTTCAGGGTGACGGCTGTGACTACCGGGGCGTGTGGTTGCAGGATAAAGGGGAGACGCGCCGCCTCAGTGAGCGGGAGAAAGGGGAGGCCATCGCCGCCGCCGTCAACGGCCGCCAAGGCGAGGTCTGCCAGGTGGATGAAAAAGAGTCCCGCGAGCTCCCTCCCCGGCTCTATGACCTGACGACACTGCAGCGCGAGTGCAACCGCCTCTTCGGTTTTTCCGCCAGCAAGACCCTGAAGATCGCTCAAGAACTGTATGACAGCAAGTTCATTACATATCCTCGCACCAACAGCCGCTTTGTCGACCGGCACGGCCTGTCCTTGCTCCGGCGCGTTGTCTCCCATCTAGCGAATCACCCGGTCTATGGCCCCTTCGTCGCCAGGGGGAATCCGCAACTGGTCCATGAGCGCAACCGGAATATCTGCCGCCCGGAGGCGGTTGAAGACCACCACGCCCTGCTTCCCACGTCGCTCGTGCCCTCCGGGCTGGTGGGGGACAAGCAGAAGGTCTATGACCGGATCGTCCGTCGGGTGCTCGCCCATTACTATCTGCCCGCTCGCTACCGGGAACGGGTCGTCTTGACTGCCGTACCGGATGGGACCCTATCCGGCAACGAGACGACCGTCGCTGCGCCGCCCAAGGCGTCTGCTGATCGGGGCGTCCATCTCTTCCGGAGCTCGGAGAAAGCCATCGTCGACCCTGGCTGGAAGGTCGTCGACGGCGGCTGGGCGCCGCCGAAAGCACAGGAACGACTGCCGGAGCGCGCCGGCTTGACGGTGCGCTGCGCCGGCGCAGAGGTGCTGGAGAAGCAGACAGAACCGCCGAAGGCCTATACGGAGGGCAGCCTCCTGGCGGCCATGGAGACAGCCGGCAAGCAACTGGACGATGAGGAACTGCGGGAGATCATGAAGGATGCCGGTCTGGGAACGCCGGCCACTCGGGCCGCCACCATTGAACGGCTGAAAGAGGTCGGCTACATCGAACTGCAGGGCAAGCAGATCGAACCGACGCCCAAGGGGATGGCCCTCGTCAGTTTAGTCGAAAAGTCCGACATTCCTGTTCTCCTCTCGGCAGAGATGACAGGCCGCTGGGAGAAGTACCTGAACGAGATCGCCCGCGGCAACGGCCAGCCCGCCGAGTTTAACCGCCGCGTATCCGACCTGGCTGTCCACCTGGTCAAGCAATTGGAGAGGGCCGAGAAAACCTGGTATGACAAGGGCGCCTGCGCCCGGCGGCTCGCCACCTGCCCGCGCTGCGGCGGCGCCATCGTGGAAAATCGCAAGGCCTATGCCTGCGCCAACTGGAAGGATGAAAACTGCCCCGTCACGATCTGGAAGACCTTCCGTGGCAAGCGGATCACCGAGAAGACGGCGCTGGCTTTGTTGGAGAAGGGGCGCTCGCCGCGCCTGCGTTTTTACACCAAAGAAAAAAAGCCCTATCCGGCGGTGATCGTCTTTGACGCCCAGACAGGGACAATGAATATCGAATTTTCTTCGGCCGCGACGAAGTCGACGAAATCGGCGAAGGCGACAAAGGAACAAACACCCAAAGCCCCCAAAGCGCCGAGGGTCCGGAAATCAAGTGCGGTAAAAACACCGGAAGAACCGAAGGCGCCCACGGGATCTAAATCGCTGAAAGCAACGGAAACGACGGACCTATCGGACGCAACAGCGACGGAAACAACAACGGTTATCGAAACGATGGAATCGGGAAATCATCCCGCAAACGAAGAGAAGCCTCGCCGTCGCCGGACCAAAAAGGACGGGACAGGCGGAGACGGTGCAAAAAGTGTCTCCTGA
- the thrB gene encoding homoserine kinase: MRQAASPTVRVIVPATTANLGPGFDSLGMALDLYNHVELTETGEGFVVDVEGEGAATIPRNETNIVLRVARQVYSLSGRTPAGLKLKLINEIPVARGLGSSAAALVGGAVAANELCGNQLSDQEILEIVTGFEGHPDNVAPALFGGVVVSAMIAEGDRSEVVSRKIPPPYGMRAIVAIPDFPLATKKARNALPAQVPFKDAVFNVSRTSMVIMAFIHNDWDLLGKVMEDRLHQPYRETLIPGMGDVFAAAREAGALAAVLSGAGPTLIAFARENTVEVAKAMEETFARHGVACMTKELKPCAVGAKVI; encoded by the coding sequence ATGCGCCAAGCCGCCTCTCCCACGGTGCGTGTGATCGTTCCGGCGACGACGGCTAATCTGGGGCCCGGTTTTGACTCCCTGGGTATGGCCCTCGATCTCTACAACCATGTGGAATTGACAGAAACGGGCGAGGGGTTTGTCGTCGACGTGGAAGGGGAAGGCGCTGCCACCATCCCCAGAAACGAGACGAACATCGTCTTGCGCGTGGCCCGGCAAGTCTACAGCCTGTCCGGGCGAACGCCTGCTGGCCTGAAGCTCAAACTGATCAACGAGATCCCCGTGGCCCGTGGCCTCGGCTCCTCGGCGGCGGCGTTAGTCGGCGGCGCCGTGGCGGCCAACGAACTCTGCGGCAATCAACTCAGCGATCAGGAGATCCTGGAGATCGTCACCGGCTTTGAAGGCCACCCCGACAATGTGGCGCCGGCGCTTTTCGGCGGTGTCGTTGTTTCGGCCATGATCGCCGAGGGCGACCGGTCGGAAGTGGTCAGCCGCAAAATCCCGCCGCCCTATGGGATGCGCGCCATCGTCGCCATCCCCGATTTTCCCCTGGCCACCAAGAAGGCCCGCAACGCCCTGCCGGCCCAGGTGCCCTTCAAAGACGCCGTTTTTAACGTGTCGCGGACCAGCATGGTCATCATGGCCTTTATCCACAACGACTGGGACTTGCTGGGGAAGGTGATGGAGGACCGCCTGCACCAACCCTACCGGGAGACGCTGATCCCCGGCATGGGCGATGTCTTCGCCGCAGCCCGGGAGGCGGGCGCGCTGGCGGCGGTGCTGAGCGGCGCCGGCCCGACGCTGATCGCCTTTGCCCGGGAAAACACCGTCGAAGTTGCCAAGGCGATGGAAGAAACCTTCGCCCGTCATGGCGTCGCCTGTATGACAAAAGAATTAAAACCCTGCGCCGTCGGCGCAAAGGTGATATAA